A stretch of Bradyrhizobium sp. AZCC 2262 DNA encodes these proteins:
- a CDS encoding invasion associated locus B family protein, which yields MTVTHQTELQLKTAYAKHSFRALLLAVLTSIVFDQPAASQQNSAAVPTGAEMAPRGQREVKDVTYGDWKKLCFKPVGTKMLCRTSITGTFPTGQMAVRLDIIEREGDDARRLQVFCPVGMYLPNPVKLAVDGGSPYRVPYTWCLTNGCIAGTVVDPLLLEKIGTGQMLRLEFMDSNLLSLTTSLPLGQFAIVHKSAPAQTFEQDIDE from the coding sequence ATGACGGTCACGCATCAAACCGAACTGCAGCTGAAGACAGCCTACGCGAAGCATTCCTTCCGGGCGCTCTTGTTGGCCGTGCTCACGAGCATCGTGTTCGACCAGCCAGCCGCATCGCAACAGAACTCGGCCGCCGTGCCCACGGGGGCCGAAATGGCCCCGCGTGGGCAGCGCGAGGTCAAGGATGTCACTTATGGCGACTGGAAGAAGCTCTGCTTCAAGCCGGTTGGCACCAAAATGCTGTGCCGGACTTCGATCACCGGCACGTTCCCGACCGGTCAAATGGCAGTGCGCCTGGATATCATCGAGCGCGAAGGTGACGACGCCAGGCGGCTACAGGTGTTTTGCCCGGTCGGCATGTACCTGCCAAATCCAGTCAAGCTTGCTGTCGATGGAGGCAGCCCCTATCGCGTGCCCTATACCTGGTGCCTCACTAACGGCTGCATCGCCGGCACCGTCGTCGACCCGTTGCTGCTCGAGAAAATAGGTACGGGACAGATGTTGCGGCTGGAGTTCATGGATTCAAACCTGTTGTCGCTCACGACGTCGCTGCCGCTTGGCCAATTCGCCATCGTCCACAAGAGCGCGCCCGCACAGACGTTCGAACAGGACATTGATGAATGA